The following are from one region of the Bdellovibrionales bacterium genome:
- a CDS encoding ATP-binding cassette domain-containing protein: MSVVKNLRKQIGNISIEINEWKIADQGLTLLWGASGAGKTTVLRLLLGLEPADSRYEWQLGEDNLAVLPPHQKKIGVVFQHLALFPHLTARENILFPLQAAGQSIELAHWEDIVSLLGIASVLEQKTYKLSGGEKQRVALGRALVTRPRLLILDEPFSALDIQLKKQARVLLQKTMENYKIPVLLVSHDPQDVEALAQRVVILENGKIKAS, from the coding sequence ATGTCAGTCGTCAAAAACTTACGTAAACAAATCGGAAATATCTCTATCGAGATCAACGAATGGAAAATCGCCGACCAGGGACTGACTTTACTTTGGGGAGCCTCAGGCGCAGGAAAAACAACGGTGCTCCGACTGTTGCTCGGTTTAGAGCCTGCGGACTCCCGCTACGAGTGGCAACTCGGAGAAGACAATTTAGCTGTTCTGCCGCCCCATCAGAAAAAAATCGGTGTAGTGTTTCAACACTTGGCTCTTTTTCCGCATTTAACCGCAAGAGAAAATATCCTTTTCCCTCTCCAGGCGGCAGGACAGTCCATAGAGCTTGCCCATTGGGAGGATATTGTTTCTCTGTTAGGAATAGCATCGGTCCTCGAGCAAAAAACCTATAAGCTTTCAGGTGGAGAAAAACAGAGGGTGGCATTAGGGAGAGCTCTGGTAACGCGTCCGCGTCTCCTGATTCTTGATGAGCCTTTCTCGGCATTGGACATCCAGCTTAAAAAGCAGGCCCGGGTGCTGCTGCAGAAAACCATGGAAAATTACAAGATTCCTGTCCTCTTAGTGTCTCACGATCCACAAGATGTGGAGGCGCTGGCTCAGCGAGTCGTTATTCTCGAAAATGGGAAAATTAAAGCTTC